Proteins co-encoded in one Cataglyphis hispanica isolate Lineage 1 chromosome 4, ULB_Chis1_1.0, whole genome shotgun sequence genomic window:
- the LOC126849162 gene encoding cytochrome P450 4C1-like isoform X2 encodes MSLLLLIVSAISVIIFYKIVLIVYSHYTMRKKLSHIPGTMDYSFLETLYDVVKPLDEHMKCFLSLLQKNKNGLYTIWIGQQPVVFIFKPEFLESIFQANTHVEKGELYDSIKLFLGNGLLTAPVKQWYRDRRILLPVFHFNILEQFAVIMSEKTEIIIKCIEEKLAENSTKIVDILLFMQKLAFNIICETMMGVNVDDEEITSYRLTMNRFLKLQKLHMHLQWLRMHDWMYYLIPYGKEYKAVINNMNSITNKIIQKKKVARIKNNKSQNEEDDTQDKQKRKAFINLLLDMNEKDGVSLTDEDLRAHVSTFILAGHDTTAVSISWALFCIGNDPQCQEKIHEELKEIFKDSQRPASIKELSQLKYLERVIKESRRLYPSIPNIVRKTSEDVKMGNYVIPKNTLVSVPIMLIHRNPAVWPDPLKFDPDRFLPENLKQVHSYAYIPFSAGSRNCIGQKFAAMEEKIVLAAILRKWRVKSMKKHEEMTMHNFAVLRPSEESIYLQLLPWK; translated from the exons ATGAGCCTTTTACTGCTGATAGTATCCGCTATTAgtgttattatattctataagatAGTATTGATAGTGTATTCTCATTATACTATGCGGAAAAAACTCAGCCATATTCCCGGAACCATGGATTATTCTTTCTTGGAAACATTATATGATGTGGTCAAGCCTCTGGATG aACATATGAAATGTTTTCTATCGCTTCtacagaaaaacaaaaatgggCTTTACACAATTTGGATAGGTCAACAACCAGtagttttcatatttaaaccagaatttttagaa AGCATTTTCCAAGCTAACACACATGTCGAGAAAGGGGAACTATATGATTCCATAAAACTATTTCTAGGTAATGGGCTTCTTACTGCTCcag TTAAACAGTGGTACAGAGATAGAAGAATACTTTTGCctgtatttcattttaatatattggaaCAATTTGCGGTCATCATGTCCGAAAAAacggaaattataataaaatgtattgaaGAAAAGTTAGCAGAAAATTCGACGAAAATTGTTGATATTCTTCTATTTATGCAAAAGCTCGCTTTCAACATTATATGTG AAACTATGATGGGTGTAAATGTAGATGATGAAGAAATTACGTCATATCGATTGACTATGAACAG ATTTCTTAAACTACAAAAATTGCATATGCATCTACAGTGGCTGCGCATGCATGATtggatgtattatttaataccctatggaaaagaatataaagcagtaattaacaatatgaATAGTATTACGAATAAG ATAATACAAAAGAAGAAAGTTGCGCGTATAAAGAAcaataaatcacaaaatgaGGAGGATGATACACAAG ataagcagaaaagaaaagcctttataaatcttttactgGACATGAATGAGAAAGACGGCGTTTCATTAACTGATGAAGACTTGAGAGCACACGTGTCTACATTCATTTTAGCA GGTCATGACACAACAGCGGTTTCGATTAGTTGGGCGCTCTTTTGTATAGGCAATGATCCTCAATGTCAAGAAAAGATTCATGAAGAGCTAAAGGAGATTTTCAAAGATTCGCAAAGACCAGCCAGCATAAAGGAGCtttcacaattaaaatatctcgaaaggGTTATAAAAGAATCGCGCAGATTATATCCAAGCATACCcaatattgtaagaaaaacatcagaagatgtaaaaatgg gcAATTATGTAATCCCGAAAAATACTTTGGTCTCAGTGCCAATCATGTTGATACATCGAAATCCAGCAGTCTGGCCGGATCCATTAAAGTTTGATCCGGATCGTTTTCTACCTGAGAATTTAAAGCAGGTACATTCGTACGCTTACATCCCGTTTAGCGCTGGATCAAGAAATTGCATCGGACAGAAATTTGCTGCAATGGAAGAAAAAATCGTATTAGCAGCAATACTCAGAAAATGGAGAGTGAAGAGTATGAAAAAGCATGAGGAAATGACCATGCACAATTTTGCAGTTTTGCGACCAAGTGAAGAATCTATATATCTTCAATTATTGCCGTGGAAATAA
- the LOC126849162 gene encoding cytochrome P450 4C1-like isoform X1: MSLLLLIVSAISVIIFYKIVLIVYSHYTMRKKLSHIPGTMDYSFLETLYDVVKPLDEHMKCFLSLLQKNKNGLYTIWIGQQPVVFIFKPEFLESIFQANTHVEKGELYDSIKLFLGNGLLTAPVKQWYRDRRILLPVFHFNILEQFAVIMSEKTEIIIKCIEEKLAENSTKIVDILLFMQKLAFNIICETMMGVNVDDEEITSYRLTMNRFLKLQKLHMHLQWLRMHDWMYYLIPYGKEYKAVINNMNSITNKIIQKKKVARIKNNKSQNEEDDTQGDDSNTQDKQKRKAFINLLLDMNEKDGVSLTDEDLRAHVSTFILAGHDTTAVSISWALFCIGNDPQCQEKIHEELKEIFKDSQRPASIKELSQLKYLERVIKESRRLYPSIPNIVRKTSEDVKMGNYVIPKNTLVSVPIMLIHRNPAVWPDPLKFDPDRFLPENLKQVHSYAYIPFSAGSRNCIGQKFAAMEEKIVLAAILRKWRVKSMKKHEEMTMHNFAVLRPSEESIYLQLLPWK, from the exons ATGAGCCTTTTACTGCTGATAGTATCCGCTATTAgtgttattatattctataagatAGTATTGATAGTGTATTCTCATTATACTATGCGGAAAAAACTCAGCCATATTCCCGGAACCATGGATTATTCTTTCTTGGAAACATTATATGATGTGGTCAAGCCTCTGGATG aACATATGAAATGTTTTCTATCGCTTCtacagaaaaacaaaaatgggCTTTACACAATTTGGATAGGTCAACAACCAGtagttttcatatttaaaccagaatttttagaa AGCATTTTCCAAGCTAACACACATGTCGAGAAAGGGGAACTATATGATTCCATAAAACTATTTCTAGGTAATGGGCTTCTTACTGCTCcag TTAAACAGTGGTACAGAGATAGAAGAATACTTTTGCctgtatttcattttaatatattggaaCAATTTGCGGTCATCATGTCCGAAAAAacggaaattataataaaatgtattgaaGAAAAGTTAGCAGAAAATTCGACGAAAATTGTTGATATTCTTCTATTTATGCAAAAGCTCGCTTTCAACATTATATGTG AAACTATGATGGGTGTAAATGTAGATGATGAAGAAATTACGTCATATCGATTGACTATGAACAG ATTTCTTAAACTACAAAAATTGCATATGCATCTACAGTGGCTGCGCATGCATGATtggatgtattatttaataccctatggaaaagaatataaagcagtaattaacaatatgaATAGTATTACGAATAAG ATAATACAAAAGAAGAAAGTTGCGCGTATAAAGAAcaataaatcacaaaatgaGGAGGATGATACACAAGGTGATGATTCCAATACACAGG ataagcagaaaagaaaagcctttataaatcttttactgGACATGAATGAGAAAGACGGCGTTTCATTAACTGATGAAGACTTGAGAGCACACGTGTCTACATTCATTTTAGCA GGTCATGACACAACAGCGGTTTCGATTAGTTGGGCGCTCTTTTGTATAGGCAATGATCCTCAATGTCAAGAAAAGATTCATGAAGAGCTAAAGGAGATTTTCAAAGATTCGCAAAGACCAGCCAGCATAAAGGAGCtttcacaattaaaatatctcgaaaggGTTATAAAAGAATCGCGCAGATTATATCCAAGCATACCcaatattgtaagaaaaacatcagaagatgtaaaaatgg gcAATTATGTAATCCCGAAAAATACTTTGGTCTCAGTGCCAATCATGTTGATACATCGAAATCCAGCAGTCTGGCCGGATCCATTAAAGTTTGATCCGGATCGTTTTCTACCTGAGAATTTAAAGCAGGTACATTCGTACGCTTACATCCCGTTTAGCGCTGGATCAAGAAATTGCATCGGACAGAAATTTGCTGCAATGGAAGAAAAAATCGTATTAGCAGCAATACTCAGAAAATGGAGAGTGAAGAGTATGAAAAAGCATGAGGAAATGACCATGCACAATTTTGCAGTTTTGCGACCAAGTGAAGAATCTATATATCTTCAATTATTGCCGTGGAAATAA